CCAAAGCGACATGCTCTTTTTCTTTAATAAAGAAGTCTAAAACTTGTGACACTGTCATGCGTTCGGGAATGCTGGAAATTGGTGTGACCATTTCGCCGATTTTTTTGTCGTGCTGGTCGTTGGAAAGGGCTTCGTGGATTTTATATCGGTAGGTCATGCCCGTGATGTTATCAAGACTTCCGGCATAAACGGGAATACGGGAAAAACGGATCGGACGATACTTGTTGAAAACTTCCTCCACCGTCAGATCTTTTTCCAGAGCGAAAAAGACCGACCGCGGAGTCATAATGTCCGAGACGTAAATCTTGTCCAACATCAAAAGATTTTTAATGATATTCGATTCTTTGCCCTTCAGAGTTCCTTCTTCGACGCCCATTTCGGCGGTCATAAGAATCTCTTCGCGAGTCACTTCGGGGTCCTCGGATCTTCTTTGGAATAAACGCCCCAGCCATTCCGACATGATCACCAGCGGATAAAGCAAAATAATCATAAGCTGAATGGAGTACGCGGCGAAAGGCAGCAAAGACTTCCAGTGCGCGGCACCGACGGACTTGGGAATGATTTCAGACAGAATCAGAATGAGAAAAGTCAGAACAAAGGAGGCAACGGTGACCGCATGTTCGCCATATTGAATTTGAATCTGATAGGCAATGGCCGCGGAACCCAAAGTATGAGACACCGTATTTAAAGTCAGAATCGCGGAAATAGGGCGGTCCAGGTTTTCTTTGAGGTGTTCAAGAAGTTTCGCGCTTCGTCTGTTTTCTTTTACGAGCACTCCGATGTACGCAGAGGTCGACGTTAAAAGAACGGCCTCTAGCATAGAGCATAGAAATGAAATACCAATCGTGGTGAAAAATAAAATAATAATCAATGTCATAGATGAGAATCGTCAGAGCTGAATTTGAAAAGGGGCTTACGCCTGTAATGGTTCATCAGGCTTTTAGTGTAGCACAGGAGGCAAGGCGCCTGTCTATAACGCAACTTGCAACCAGTCCTGTTTGAGCCCCAAAGGACGCAGTTTTGCGTCAGCGCAATTTTAAGAGCCCTCTTTTGACCTTGTGAAGGCGGACTCATAGACTTTAGTCATAAAAAGGAGTTGAGAATGAAAGGCATAGCTTCGGTACTTGCTCTATGGGGATTTCATTTATTAGCCACGTCAACATCGTTGGCAGCTATTAAAACTGAAACAGTGGAATACAAAGATGGCAAAACGGCGTTAGAAGGTCATCTGGCTTATAACGATGACGCGAAATCGACTCGTCCTGCCGTTTTGATTGTCCATCAATGGATGGGCCTGACGGACTATGAAAAGATGCGGGCGCAACAATTGGCGGAAAAAGGTTACGTCGCTTTCGCGATTGATATTTATGGAAAAGGGGTTCGTCCCACATCCGCCGAAGAGGCGGGTAAGACGGCGGGACTTTATCGCAGTAATGACACCAAACTTTATCGCCAAAGAATCAAAGCCGCTTTGGACTATATTGTAAAAGATAAAAAAGTGGATGTTAAAAACATAGTGATTATCGGTTATTGCTTTGGTGGCGCTGGTGCTTTGGAGGCCGCTCGTGCGGGCTTCCCAATCAAAGGCGCGGTGAGTTTTCATGGTGGCCTAAAAACTCCGAAACCGCAGGAGACAAAGAATCTTAAACCGAAACTTTTGGTTCTTCATGGAGCGATTGATCCCAATGTGCCTCGCCCGGAGGTGGAAGCTTTCATGGATGAAATGAATAACGCAAAGGCGGACTATCAGTTTATCGCGTACTCGGGTGCTGTGCATGCTTTTACACAAAAAGAGGCCGGCAATGACATTACAAAAGGCGTGGCCTATAACGAAGCTGCAGACCGCAGATCATGGCAGGCCTTTATGGACTTCCTGAATGAAGTCAGTCCTGTGACTAAATAGTCGACAGACATGAAATTTTTAACATGAAAGGCCTCTGCTCATGGCGGGGGCCTTTTTTTGTGCTAAAGACTCGTTTGCATATCAAAGGGGTTATTCATGAAATCTGTATTATTTGTAGCACTTATTGCTCTTTCATTCACAGCTCACTCTGCTGTAGCTACTACGTCTCAGGTGGAAGACGTTGTTTCTGCCAAAAAGGGAAAAGGCAAATCTGAGCCTGCACCCAAAGATCGCGACGACCGTGATGGCGGCAAAGAAGAAGTTGATCCTCGCGAAGAAACTTATGAAGGAAATGATCGCGGCGAGGGCGGTGGTTACTTCGATGGTGGTGGCTACGACGATGGCGGCGGCATGGCTGGCGAAATCTTCACGGTCCCATCTGGCAAGACTTATCCGGTAACAACACATGTA
The sequence above is drawn from the Bdellovibrio sp. ArHS genome and encodes:
- a CDS encoding hemolysin family protein gives rise to the protein MTLIIILFFTTIGISFLCSMLEAVLLTSTSAYIGVLVKENRRSAKLLEHLKENLDRPISAILTLNTVSHTLGSAAIAYQIQIQYGEHAVTVASFVLTFLILILSEIIPKSVGAAHWKSLLPFAAYSIQLMIILLYPLVIMSEWLGRLFQRRSEDPEVTREEILMTAEMGVEEGTLKGKESNIIKNLLMLDKIYVSDIMTPRSVFFALEKDLTVEEVFNKYRPIRFSRIPVYAGSLDNITGMTYRYKIHEALSNDQHDKKIGEMVTPISSIPERMTVSQVLDFFIKEKEHVALAVDEYGIVAGLVSLEDAVETLLGVEIVDELDNVEDMRKFALEQWQLRKQKLRRS
- a CDS encoding dienelactone hydrolase family protein encodes the protein MKGIASVLALWGFHLLATSTSLAAIKTETVEYKDGKTALEGHLAYNDDAKSTRPAVLIVHQWMGLTDYEKMRAQQLAEKGYVAFAIDIYGKGVRPTSAEEAGKTAGLYRSNDTKLYRQRIKAALDYIVKDKKVDVKNIVIIGYCFGGAGALEAARAGFPIKGAVSFHGGLKTPKPQETKNLKPKLLVLHGAIDPNVPRPEVEAFMDEMNNAKADYQFIAYSGAVHAFTQKEAGNDITKGVAYNEAADRRSWQAFMDFLNEVSPVTK